The proteins below are encoded in one region of Enhydrobacter sp.:
- a CDS encoding SRPBCC family protein yields the protein MTKRSVQHATFTIERTYAAPRERVFKAFSDPRAKARWFVGPNDWERSDHRMDFRVGGKESVSGGPPGGPVHHYNCTFQDIVPNERIVSVYDMHMDETKISVSLATVEFKSAGAGTRLVLTEQGAFLDGYDDAGSRERGTRALLDQLEAALG from the coding sequence ATGACCAAACGCAGTGTCCAGCACGCCACCTTCACCATCGAGCGCACCTATGCGGCGCCGCGGGAACGGGTCTTCAAGGCCTTCTCCGATCCCAGGGCCAAGGCACGCTGGTTCGTCGGGCCGAACGACTGGGAGAGGTCCGACCACAGGATGGACTTTCGCGTTGGCGGCAAGGAGAGCGTGAGCGGCGGTCCGCCGGGCGGCCCGGTGCACCACTACAACTGCACCTTCCAGGACATCGTGCCCAACGAACGCATAGTGTCGGTCTACGATATGCATATGGACGAGACCAAGATTTCGGTCTCGCTGGCCACCGTCGAGTTCAAGTCCGCCGGTGCCGGCACCCGGCTGGTGCTGACCGAGCAGGGCGCTTTCCTGGACGGCTACGACGACGCCGGCAGCCGCGAGCGCGGCACCCGAGCGCTGCTCGACCAGCTCGAAGCCGCGCTCGGGTGA
- a CDS encoding metalloregulator ArsR/SmtB family transcription factor has product MQPSAAPLDLTFQALADPTRRVMVERLARGPASVSELARPLDMTLSAVVQHLSVLEASGLVRSQKVGRVRTCRIDLAALHTAERWISERRTSWEQRLDRLGDFLAETGDQPTPTPSKRRRI; this is encoded by the coding sequence ATGCAGCCAAGCGCGGCGCCGCTCGACCTCACGTTCCAGGCGCTGGCCGACCCGACGCGGCGCGTCATGGTCGAGCGCCTGGCACGCGGACCGGCCTCCGTGAGCGAGCTTGCCCGGCCGCTCGACATGACCCTGTCGGCGGTGGTGCAGCATCTCTCCGTCCTGGAGGCGAGCGGCCTGGTGCGCTCGCAGAAGGTCGGGCGCGTGCGCACCTGCCGCATCGATCTCGCGGCCCTGCACACGGCCGAGCGCTGGATCAGCGAGCGGCGGACAAGCTGGGAGCAACGGCTCGATCGGCTGGGCGACTTCCTGGCCGAGACGGGTGACCAACCGACGCCGACCCCCAGCAAACGGAGGAGGATATGA
- a CDS encoding glutathione S-transferase family protein: MSLVLHFHPLSSFCQKVLIALYENGTPFERRIVDLGDAESGGAFRRLWPIGKMPVLRDEGRDRTTAESSIIIEYLDLFYPGPSPLTPADRALALRARLSDRLFDLHIQLPMQKIVGDRLRPPGRTDSQGVAEAKAALATAYGVLEADLGGRTWAAGDVFTMADCAAAPALFFADKVLPFRDDHRGLAAYFERLTRRPSIARTFAEAEPYLELFPG; the protein is encoded by the coding sequence ATGTCGCTCGTCCTGCATTTTCATCCGCTCTCCTCCTTCTGCCAGAAGGTCCTGATCGCCCTCTACGAGAACGGAACACCGTTCGAGCGTCGCATCGTCGATCTCGGCGATGCGGAGTCGGGCGGCGCTTTCCGCAGGCTCTGGCCGATCGGCAAGATGCCGGTATTGCGCGACGAAGGCCGTGATCGCACGACGGCGGAATCCAGCATCATCATCGAGTATCTCGATCTGTTTTATCCGGGACCGAGTCCGCTGACCCCCGCCGACCGGGCGCTCGCACTGCGTGCCCGGCTGAGCGACCGGCTATTCGATCTCCATATTCAGCTTCCCATGCAGAAGATCGTGGGCGACCGCCTGCGGCCTCCCGGCAGGACCGATTCGCAGGGCGTCGCCGAGGCCAAGGCGGCGCTCGCCACCGCCTACGGCGTTCTCGAAGCCGATCTCGGCGGGCGGACATGGGCCGCGGGCGATGTCTTCACGATGGCCGATTGCGCGGCCGCGCCGGCGCTGTTCTTCGCCGACAAGGTGCTGCCCTTCCGCGACGACCATCGCGGGCTCGCGGCCTATTTCGAGCGGCTGACGAGGCGGCCGTCGATCGCGCGAACCTTTGCCGAGGCAGAGCCGTATCTGGAGCTCTTTCCGGGATGA
- a CDS encoding tetratricopeptide repeat protein produces MPARWSMHVLLLAFVFTGLDVAAQTSAPPPASSQSPALPAGMTNPAEYKNYLAAVNTQDPAKRAQALEVFLAWYPYSVLRTEAFEQTMAAWQAANNPAKADAIAVRLLQLDPDNVRALANRAYSGRTQAMAGDEKALTAAVEAAHRGMAALPKWQCPASMTEPDFTRLKMQIVAVFDGTLGYAALQAKDYAKARAHFLEAVNVNPTNLPDTYQLSVALLEGKPTDALGFWYAARAIAIARSMKNDAAAAEIEKYARARYSHYHGTDKDWGKLVASVAGEQRPPDGFADSIPRAMSPAETAVYMAAKNDPANLTFEDWEFILSHRGDSSDNQQAADKVWKAIVEKQQGGARLKLPVKVIKATSERIEAALSEENQASNTVDLEITLEHPLRPLPAIGSTISIIGALSDYRPKPFRFFLTKAELAEESMPVAGGVCADPRPQMCTRDYRPACGVRRDGSRKTYGNACTACADAEVVSQAAGACP; encoded by the coding sequence ATGCCGGCCCGCTGGTCGATGCATGTCCTTTTGTTGGCATTCGTCTTCACCGGCCTCGATGTGGCCGCGCAGACGTCCGCGCCGCCGCCGGCGTCGTCCCAGTCGCCGGCATTGCCAGCCGGCATGACGAACCCGGCCGAGTACAAGAATTATCTGGCCGCCGTTAACACCCAGGATCCCGCCAAGCGGGCACAGGCGCTCGAGGTCTTCCTCGCCTGGTATCCCTACAGCGTGCTCCGCACAGAGGCTTTCGAGCAGACGATGGCGGCGTGGCAGGCCGCCAACAATCCGGCCAAGGCCGATGCCATCGCCGTACGCCTGTTGCAGCTCGATCCGGACAATGTTCGTGCCCTTGCCAACCGCGCCTATTCGGGACGGACGCAGGCCATGGCTGGCGACGAGAAGGCGCTGACGGCGGCTGTCGAGGCGGCGCATCGCGGCATGGCCGCCTTGCCCAAATGGCAGTGCCCGGCGTCGATGACCGAACCCGACTTCACGCGTCTGAAGATGCAGATCGTGGCGGTGTTCGACGGCACGTTGGGCTATGCGGCGCTGCAGGCCAAGGACTATGCGAAGGCGCGCGCCCACTTTCTCGAGGCGGTGAACGTCAACCCGACCAACCTGCCGGATACCTATCAGCTCTCTGTCGCCCTTCTGGAGGGCAAGCCGACCGACGCGCTGGGCTTCTGGTATGCCGCGCGGGCCATCGCGATCGCCCGCTCGATGAAGAACGACGCGGCCGCGGCCGAGATCGAGAAGTACGCGCGAGCCCGTTACAGCCACTACCACGGCACCGACAAGGACTGGGGCAAGCTGGTGGCCAGCGTGGCAGGCGAGCAACGGCCGCCCGACGGTTTCGCCGATTCCATCCCGCGCGCCATGTCGCCCGCCGAAACCGCGGTTTACATGGCCGCGAAGAACGATCCTGCCAACCTCACCTTCGAGGACTGGGAATTCATCCTCTCGCATCGCGGCGATTCGTCGGACAACCAGCAGGCTGCCGACAAGGTGTGGAAGGCGATCGTCGAGAAACAACAGGGCGGCGCGCGACTCAAGCTGCCGGTGAAGGTGATCAAGGCCACGTCCGAGCGCATCGAGGCGGCGCTGTCGGAGGAGAACCAGGCGAGCAACACCGTCGACCTGGAGATCACGCTCGAGCATCCGCTTCGGCCCTTGCCTGCGATCGGCTCGACGATCTCCATCATCGGCGCGCTCAGCGACTATAGGCCCAAGCCCTTCCGCTTCTTTCTCACCAAGGCCGAGCTCGCCGAAGAATCGATGCCGGTCGCCGGCGGCGTCTGCGCTGATCCGCGCCCGCAGATGTGCACCCGCGACTATCGTCCGGCCTGCGGCGTGCGGCGGGACGGCAGTCGCAAGACCTACGGGAATGCCTGCACCGCCTGCGCCGACGCCGAAGTGGTGAGCCAGGCCGCCGGCGCCTGTCCCTGA
- a CDS encoding VOC family protein, which translates to MTTPFAVRKIGHAVIFVSDLERSRRFYTEVLGFKVSDIYPGSMMPGGMVFLRCNGDHHCLALVGGKDEGGDRSLHHLAFELATLDEVFRARDHLKKNGAKVVYEGRRRAGCQISVEFLDPDGHHLELYWGVDQIGSDDRARPAMEWRQTSSLEEAVRHAPPGQDTTLHDAALRARVEAL; encoded by the coding sequence ATGACCACGCCCTTTGCCGTTCGCAAGATCGGGCATGCCGTCATCTTCGTCTCCGATCTTGAGCGGTCGCGCCGCTTCTACACCGAGGTGCTGGGCTTCAAGGTTTCGGACATCTATCCCGGGTCCATGATGCCCGGTGGCATGGTGTTCCTGCGCTGCAATGGCGATCATCACTGTCTCGCGCTCGTCGGCGGCAAGGACGAGGGCGGAGACCGGAGCCTGCATCACCTGGCTTTCGAGCTCGCAACGCTCGACGAGGTGTTCCGCGCCCGCGATCACCTGAAGAAGAACGGGGCCAAGGTCGTGTACGAAGGCCGCCGCCGCGCAGGCTGCCAGATCTCGGTCGAGTTCCTCGACCCCGACGGGCATCATCTCGAGCTGTACTGGGGTGTCGACCAGATCGGCTCCGACGATCGCGCCCGGCCCGCGATGGAATGGCGCCAGACATCGAGCCTGGAGGAAGCCGTCCGCCATGCGCCGCCGGGACAGGACACGACCCTTCACGACGCGGCTTTGCGCGCCCGGGTCGAGGCATTATGA
- a CDS encoding amidase translates to MATAPNRFTATTALRRMADKRLKARDLVEACLDRIAAREGEVHAWEALDPEGARKRADRLDKRSRPVGPLHGLPLAVKDIIATKTMPTTCGSAIYRDHVVGRDAACVTQLVAAGAIVLGKAVTTEFAGAHAGKTHNPHNLRHTPAGSSSGSAAAVADFMAPVGYGTQTAGSVIRPGAFNGVVAYKGTYGWADLTGVKPYAKSLDTLGFFVREANDLALIRAAYGHAPADPPNRTPRIGLCRTLWWDLADRDNRKNIEAAARALRAAGARVREWEMPERWQALATAQNRIMTREATRSYAAERARFPHLLSPSLTQVLATGDSVTRAQLADAKKRKRRGLDDLAEAWQRFDFLLTPAAKGEAPAGLGNTGDPLFNRIWTMLGTPCIALPFNIGAFGLPLSLQLVGPLRSDDQLIAWARWVEQRLS, encoded by the coding sequence ATGGCGACAGCGCCCAACCGATTCACGGCCACCACCGCCCTGCGACGCATGGCCGACAAGCGGCTCAAGGCCCGCGACCTGGTCGAGGCCTGCCTCGACCGCATCGCGGCGCGCGAGGGCGAGGTCCATGCCTGGGAGGCTCTCGATCCCGAGGGGGCGCGCAAGCGGGCCGACCGGCTCGACAAGCGCAGCCGGCCGGTCGGGCCGCTGCACGGCCTGCCGCTCGCCGTGAAGGACATCATCGCGACCAAGACGATGCCCACCACCTGCGGCTCGGCGATCTATCGCGACCACGTGGTCGGCAGGGACGCCGCCTGCGTCACCCAGCTCGTGGCCGCAGGCGCCATCGTCCTCGGCAAGGCGGTGACCACCGAGTTCGCCGGCGCCCATGCCGGCAAGACCCATAATCCGCACAATCTCCGCCATACCCCCGCCGGCTCCTCGTCCGGCTCGGCCGCCGCCGTCGCCGACTTCATGGCGCCGGTCGGCTACGGCACGCAGACGGCGGGATCGGTGATCCGGCCCGGCGCCTTCAACGGCGTTGTTGCCTACAAGGGCACCTACGGCTGGGCCGACCTCACAGGCGTCAAGCCTTATGCCAAGAGCCTCGATACGCTGGGCTTCTTCGTGCGCGAGGCCAACGACCTCGCCCTCATCCGGGCGGCGTACGGTCATGCGCCGGCCGATCCGCCGAACCGGACCCCGCGCATCGGTCTCTGCCGCACGCTGTGGTGGGACCTGGCCGATCGCGACAACCGCAAGAACATCGAGGCCGCCGCCCGCGCCTTGCGCGCCGCCGGTGCCCGAGTGCGTGAGTGGGAGATGCCCGAGCGCTGGCAGGCGCTGGCGACGGCGCAAAACCGGATCATGACCAGGGAGGCGACTCGATCCTACGCCGCCGAGCGCGCGCGCTTTCCGCATCTGCTGTCCCCCAGCCTGACACAGGTGCTGGCGACCGGCGATTCGGTCACGCGCGCACAGCTTGCCGATGCGAAGAAGCGCAAGCGGCGCGGGCTCGACGACCTCGCCGAGGCCTGGCAGCGCTTCGACTTTTTGCTGACGCCAGCCGCAAAGGGCGAGGCGCCGGCCGGCCTCGGCAATACCGGCGACCCGCTCTTCAACCGCATCTGGACGATGCTGGGCACCCCCTGCATCGCCCTGCCCTT